The following are from one region of the Desulfobulbaceae bacterium genome:
- the rpmH gene encoding 50S ribosomal protein L34 — protein MSKRTFQPSNIKRHRSHGFRARMRTKAGRAIINRRRARGRQRLAL, from the coding sequence ATGAGCAAGAGAACATTTCAACCAAGCAATATTAAACGCCACCGATCCCATGGTTTTCGTGCACGCATGCGCACTAAAGCTGGCCGAGCAATAATTAATCGTAGACGTGCAAGAGGCCGCCAGCGTCTAGCATTATAA
- the rnpA gene encoding ribonuclease P protein component has translation MKASLPKHCLLTKPWQYNHVYSRGKRVHGNNVTFIYTINELQHDRLGVSISGKKLAIRRNRIKRLIKEFYRLNRTFPSLMASKASGTGVDLVVATSKKFEPRGISDIQSAFSRFIQHTPTLKQAGPNSLCT, from the coding sequence ATGAAAGCATCTTTGCCGAAACACTGCCTGCTCACCAAGCCCTGGCAATATAATCATGTATATTCTCGAGGCAAAAGAGTTCACGGCAATAATGTTACCTTCATTTATACCATAAATGAACTTCAGCATGATCGGCTAGGTGTTAGCATCAGTGGGAAAAAACTGGCGATCAGGCGCAACAGGATCAAAAGGCTCATCAAAGAATTTTACCGGTTAAACCGCACGTTCCCATCTCTTATGGCTTCAAAAGCTTCAGGAACCGGCGTTGATCTGGTGGTGGCAACCAGCAAAAAATTTGAGCCACGTGGAATCAGTGACATCCAGAGCGCTTTTTCCCGTTTCATTCAACATACGCCGACTTTGAAGCAAGCGGGCCCCAATAGCCTTTGCACTTGA